A portion of the Gossypium arboreum isolate Shixiya-1 chromosome 8, ASM2569848v2, whole genome shotgun sequence genome contains these proteins:
- the LOC108467903 gene encoding rho GTPase-activating protein 2, translating into MTAPVMLTKGGGCGGGGSGKKRGAKNSVEEQQQNQISVAALLLAALRKSMVSCRVDGEDEAMHSAVNNMEIGWPTNVRHVSHVTFDRFNGFLGLPLEFQVEVPGRVPSASASVFGVSAESMQCSLDPKGNSVPTILLLMQKRLYSQGGLQAEGIFRINPENSQEELVRDQLNRGIVPDNIDVHCLAGLIKAWFRELPAGVLDGLSPEQVLHCDNEEESVELVKQLKPTEAGLLNWAVDLMADVVEEEETNKMNARNIAMVFAPNMTQMSDPLTALMHAVQVMNLLKTLIMKTLREREETASSSHSFDHHTDEEFDCRSLDEMDMSCEGPISDYDNSLYGNYSGDNEEDGVEAFGEIEECFLRQPDDENNKDATYSFLEKPSDGSHTSTPPGSWTGCNLESSISFTDSKNENSGSTTSDGKDNDGVDMIDKLVESTTLNVI; encoded by the exons ATGACTGCTCCAGTAATGCTGACCAAAGGAGGTGGCTGCGGTGGTGGTGGCAGTGGTAAGAAGCGAGGAGCTAAGAACTCCGTGGAAGAGCAGCAGCAGAACCAGATTTCCGTTGCGGCGTTGCTTTTAGCCGCTTTAAGGAAATCCATGGTGTCCTGTCGTGTTGATGGAGAAGATGAAGCGATGCATTCCGCCGTTAATAACATGGAAATCGGGTGGCCAACCAACGTACGACACGTAAGCCATGTTACCTTTGATCGCTTCAATGGGTTCTTGGGTCTTCCCCTTGAATTCCAAGTTGAGGTACCGGGCCGGGTTCCATCCGCTAG CGCGAGTGTGTTTGGGGTCTCAGCGGAATCAATGCAATGCTCATTGGATCCAAAAGGGAACAGCGTCCCCACTATACTGTTGCTGATGCAGAAGCGGCTTTATTCACAAGGAGGGCTTCAG GCAGAAGGGATTTTCAGGATAAATCCTGAGAACAGCCAAGAGGAGCTTGTAAGGGATCAGTTGAACCGTGGCATTGTGCCGGATAATATCGATGTTCATTGCCTTGCAGGCCTTATCAAAGCCTGGTTCAGGGAGCTTCCTGCAGGTGTGTTGGATGGACTTTCCCCAGAACAGGTTCTTCATTGCGATAACGAAGAGGAGAGCGTTGAGCTCGTGAAGCAACTGAAGCCAACGGAAGCCGGATTGCTCAATTGGGCAGTCGATCTTATGGCAGATGTCGTAGAAGAGGAGGAAACGAACAAGATGAATGCAAGGAATATTGCTATGGTTTTTGCACCAAATATGActcag ATGTCCGATCCGTTGACGGCTCTGATGCATGCTGTTCAAGTAATGAACTTGCTCAAGACCTTGATCATGAAAACGCTACGAGAACGAGAAGAGACCGCGAGTTCATCTCATTCATTCGATCATCATACAGACGAGGAGTTCGATTGTCGTAGTTTAGATGAGATGGATATGAGCTGCGAAGGGCCTATATCTGATTACGATAATTCCCTTTACGGTAACTACAGCGGAGATAACGAGGAAGACGGAGTAGAGGCATTCGGTGAAATAGAGGAATGCTTCTTGAGGCAACCGGATGATGAGAATAACAAGGACGCCACCTATAGTTTTCTGGAGAAACCATCTGATGGATCACATACTAGTACTCCTCCAGGAAGTTGGACGGGCTGCAATCTCGAGTCCAGCATTTCATTTACCGATAGCAAGAATGAGAATTCGGGCTCAACTACAAGTGATGGCAAGGACAATGATGGTGTGGATATGATAGACAAACTAGTCGAGTCTACAACACTCAACGTTATTTAG